In one window of Rhodopseudomonas palustris HaA2 DNA:
- a CDS encoding SIMPL domain-containing protein, whose protein sequence is MTMPFRSVIAAALVVSALVVAAPASAQSAPPSPPSITVTGEAQKSVAPDIAQIEAGVSNMAKTARAAAEANNVAMGKVLLELKNAGVDGKDTQTSRLSIQPQYASNRSGPSEINGYLASNLVTVKVRDIARVAGLVDTLVTAGANEIRGIGFRVADPSKLLDDVRAEAIADARRKAEVYARAAGVTLGAPLLISEDTQQGIAPMRKMVAMQSAATPVAPGEETLSVSVTVSWAIKAP, encoded by the coding sequence ATGACGATGCCGTTCCGTTCTGTGATCGCCGCCGCTCTGGTCGTCTCCGCTCTGGTTGTCGCCGCGCCGGCTTCGGCCCAATCCGCACCACCGTCCCCGCCATCGATCACCGTGACCGGCGAGGCGCAGAAATCGGTTGCGCCGGATATCGCCCAGATCGAGGCCGGCGTGTCCAATATGGCGAAGACCGCCCGCGCCGCCGCCGAGGCCAACAACGTCGCGATGGGCAAGGTGCTGCTCGAATTGAAGAACGCCGGCGTCGACGGCAAGGACACCCAGACCTCGCGGCTGTCGATCCAGCCGCAATATGCGTCGAACCGCTCGGGGCCGAGCGAGATCAACGGCTATCTGGCCAGCAATCTGGTGACCGTGAAGGTGCGCGACATCGCGCGGGTCGCCGGGCTGGTCGATACGCTGGTGACCGCCGGCGCCAACGAGATCCGCGGCATCGGCTTCCGGGTCGCCGATCCGTCGAAGCTGCTCGACGACGTCCGCGCCGAGGCGATCGCCGACGCCCGCCGCAAGGCCGAGGTCTATGCCCGCGCCGCCGGCGTCACGCTCGGCGCGCCGCTGCTGATCTCGGAGGACACGCAGCAGGGCATCGCGCCGATGCGCAAGATGGTGGCGATGCAATCCGCCGCCACGCCGGTCGCCCCCGGCGAGGAGACGCTGAGCGTCAGCGTGACGGTGAGTTGGGCCATCAAGGCGCCGTAG